Genomic segment of Malus domestica chromosome 15, GDT2T_hap1:
CGATCATAGTGTTTGTAAGACTACTGGACTCGCATACGTATCTTTTTCCATGGCGGTAATGCAATTATTAAAGCTCTACCACTTGTTCATGATGTATAGAGAAAAGAAAGTAATTTCAATGCTAAATAAAAATTACTTGCCTATTGCAGCTTGGTAATTTCTTCATTTGGACCTACAGTTACCAGCTGATACGAACCTCATCGATTAGATGGAAAGAGTTTCAAGCAGCCGAGGAAGCTGAGGAGGCCTCAAAGAGGCCCAACACAGATTTGGATGCTGACGAGGAAACTCACCTTCTCAAAGGAGAAGATGAAGAGCAGGCCGCTGTGGTAGTATCTGAAACTTCTGTAAACCAAGTTGTAAGTACCCTCATATATCTAAAATTACAGCAGTCTGGCTTCAGTATTTGGTATATATATGGGTATATTTACTCAGCCTCATTGTTTGGACGATCTGGATTGCTCAAATGACAGATGGTAACCCCTGATGAATCAAACATGCCATTCAGCCATAAAGTATTAGAATTCTTTCGCCAGATTTTGCATGAGTTATTGGCACCACCAACGGTTGCTGCAGTGAGTTTCTAAACATTTTTTGCCTGTGTTATAAGCGCTTCGCAAGGCCTCATGACTACTATGGAACTGACTTGCTGTTATCTATCTATGATCAGATTGTGGGATTCTTCGTTGGGTCAATTACGGTTATTAAGAACATAATAATTGGTGACGACGCCCCTCTGCATGTGATCGAAGACTCTATTACACAACTCGGGTAGGAACCTTTCAGCTTAGAGCATAAAAATTACTATGTTTAAGGCTTAAAAATCCCTTAATGTTCAATCAAACAACTTTAAACCAAAAACATCCTCTGCATAGTGTGTAAATTAATGGGAAATGCCCTACACAGGAACGGTACAATCCCTTGCATCACACTCATTCTTGGAGGCAATCTGATCCAAGGTAACAGGAACCATGATATTCGACATTAGAACTACTTTCTTAGTTTCTGGGAGGGAAGACAATAATCTAACAAACTATTATATTACTATGCTTAATTGAACAGGCTTACGCAAACCAACGATCAAAGTGCCTACCCTCCTTGGAGTGATTATTGCCAAATACATAGTAATGCCTGCAATTGGCATTGGCATTGTAACAGGAGCAGACAAATTAGGGCTTCTCCCATCTAACTCCTTGTTCCACTTTGTGCTGATGCTTCAGTTTACCCTGCCGCCTGCCATGAATATCGGTAAGCAAATTGCATCAAGTGCTCGTAATGTCCACCATCTCCGGTCATTCAATCAGGGAACCTTGGAACTTTGTAACGATTTCGTATAGAAGTACTTATTTGAATACGCGGTTGTATGCAGGTACGATGACGCAGCTGTATGATGTGGCTGAGGCAGAGTGCTCAGTGATCTTCCTGTGGACATACTTGGTTGCAGCCTTGGCACTTACTGTTTGGTCAACAATCTTCATGTGGATCTTGTCTTGAACTTCCTTGAGCCGCAAGCAATCCCTTGGGTTTCTTTTTcccatatttttcaactcaatTGGTTAATTTAAAGTAATTGCTTTATTTTTGGGGTATGATTTGGTGTGTATCTGAAGGTCTCATGGTTTCATTTATTTACGTGGTGTGTAGTAGGAGTAAGGAATAGGGTTTCATTAGGTTATCATGGCTCAATGTATCTCGTGCGTCTGTATGCATTTGTGGAATTGAAATTCGTATAAAATTATGCTCTTTGTTTGAgtagagaaattttttagtgtaatgGTCGCACCCACGTGGGACTACCCTAATAAGAAATTTGATACTGGcggaagattgatgtaaaccaCAGTACAACCAGTTGATAACATTAAAAGCATGGTATGATTTTCACACTTCTAATTTCTCCAACTGCACTCTTCCAAGCAAGAGAAAAAGAACGTGCGAAAATCACTTTGCTTTTCAAAACATCTCTAATTCCTCTCACATCAATTTATATTCCTCCTTGCTTTTTCAATGCATTCCCTCCCGGCTCCAGCCAAACCAGAAATGCCAATTAAGTTGTAATTACATTAAACCTCGAGAAAACACTGATTAAACCTCCTTAAAATTTATACTCAAGCATTCCACAAAATAATTTGGGCCGGAAGAAACAAGTAACAGATAAAAGTGATACCTTGGGAAAAAACAGTTTGAATTACACCTCTTGAATGCAAATTTTGTGCACAAAACACAGCACTGTTTCAACGGCATCCCGTCTTTAACTCGCAGACTGCTGCTAACCTCTCAGCTCTACACCCGATTTACCAAAACTCTTACTCACACCTTAAGTTCACGCAGTAAAACAAACTGTACTAAATGAAACTATACAATATTTCAATGTGTGTCCCGTGACATATCTTCGCTGCCCAAGATGGTTAGAGCCAAGCTCCTGGCTCACGCCACCATTCCAGACACTTTTCTCATCTTAAAGGAGGGTACTGGGGAGAGGCAAAGTTGCTGGTCTACACTAGCGATAGTTGGAGTTTTGGCCTGTTGGGCTGGGGTTCCACAATCTCCATGTGAATAAACACCGTCTGCAGAACGCTGTATGAAATACTACCGTCCATTTTTCTAATCTTCTGTTGTTGCTCATCTACATACCATTCTCCGCCCCCCTTCTCACCCCTTGGGGTCAAGTACACCGGCCCTTCTATGCCGTACCTGCAAGGGATCAAAAAAGAAAGAGTTCACTAATACAAACCATCTCCATAAGTTCATCTTAACACCTGAGTCCATTCCAGAATATTTCAGTCAAGCACGAGAACAGGTAACCGCAAGTTCTATTGAAAACACCCTTAAAATATTTGCACACATCTGCCCAACATGCATAAAGAATTAATAGAACTACTTATGAGGTTAGAAAATGTACTTGGGCACAAATACGAAAAATCCGTTGGATCTTATTCTGACTATTCTTGCCTCTGTGTCTGTCGGCCTACATGAACAAAATGCATTATTATTAAAAAGAAAGACATAGGGAGAggggaaggaggagagagacagAGGCAGACAGATAATGGTTCGTACcgctttttgaaaaaaatgacaGTATGGAGCTCCACTGAGGCCCGACTTGCCATCTGGGCATTCCTGTGCCGATAATTTAAATCTGTAGCAGAAATAAGTGAAGCAACATTGTTAGAGTAACATGTACATAACATAAATAAAGTTGAGAATGCACCGATATGAATATAAAATGATTTAATCGTGGCTTAGAAAAGCAATAGGAAAGAAATATTTTCATTAGAGCAAACCATACAGGAGCACATAAGCAATCTTGAACTATAAACCGATTGGCTGAACAATGTTTGGCTCCTTAAAAGCATGATAATTTGATGTGTCGATGTGCAAGTTGGCACTGAAACTAGTAAatggaaaatgaaaaatttggacACACGCAACATGTTATCAGCTTGTCTTGTGGGGTAAGGAGCCAAGCAGTATTAttgtaatattatttattaatatgcGACATCCAACAACATGGGTAATATTAAGATTCGATCATTTATTGCACTACATAAAAAAAGTCCAAAGGGGAAAGTGGTTCCATACTGTCAGCAATGCTTGTGAGTCGGGGTCCATCTTGGAATATAGTTGGAAGCTTGTATATCCCCAAAGATGCAGCAAGCAACCTGTGTGTTATGACATCTGCCAGGAAAGAAAGTTATTACCGAGTCAAACAACAATAATTTCATCACCAAGAACTGCATGGCTAAAACTGACACTGACCTGCATATCTCCTAATAGGAGAGGTGAAATGAGTGTATAGAGATGCTGCAAGCCCATAGTGAAGATATTCTGGAGGGCTAAGATCCCCACTACAGAAGTAAACAGCCTAGATTGCAAATACAGGGTAAATCAATAAATTTAGAAAGGTGTCCTTCAAAGTAATTTCAACTTCTTTTAACCATTCAAGTTAAATTACCTGGGTCATGCATCTTGTAGCCAAAATCCGAATCAGCTTGTTGAAGTACGGATCATCACCCTGAAAAAGATTTAATTTTGCTTTTATTAAagagaaaattaaataattaggcAAAAGTTTACATAACTTGGGAAAACCATCAGTCTCATACTAATAACATATCTAAAAAATACATACCACAGCAGAGTCAAGTGAATCAGCTAGTGCCTTTGATGATGAGACATCCAAGTTCAGACCAATAGCTGCAGCTGTACGCAACAATGGTTCAAGCATCTCTCTGGTAGGAGAAGGATGCCGCCTGCAGAAAACACAACATTAAATGACCAAAAAAAGGTCTGGGTGGCAGAGTGTCAAGGCAGCTATGCACCATCAGGCCACAGCTACaaatattttaagaaaaaaaaatacatcgaTACATAaccctatgtttggatgaggaaatttaagattactaaggaaaatcaaaatcatggaatttgaaattatgaaatttaatttCCTACAAGTTGTGAAGTTTCTTGTTTGACTATAATGAAATTTACATCCAAACTGAGGGTAAGAGAACTACACTACACCAGAAATTGACACATTCCAACTCAACCAACCTAAATTGATCGCTCTGCCACTTTATAGCCTTAATTTTAAGCAAAAGACAACCAGAACATTGTTCCAGGAAATAACATGAGACCATGAAATTATTGAAGAAAAATCCATCAACTTACCTCAATAGTGAACATAGAGGAAAATGTTTAAGAATTTTCTCAGCAACTGAAACATTAGCGGCAAGCATAAACTCCTCCACCATTTGATTTGCTTCACGAATCTGGTACATACCTGCAGAAACAACTCATGCAGTGATTTTAGACAGGTTTTCTCTCAAATGGATACATGAATGTCAGATTAGTCACTTCTCTCCTTCTGAATAAatgttttaacaaaaatgaaaaacccaACAGATAACAGAAATACCATAAGAATAAATCACTGCGCAAGAAAATAAGCAGATCatgttttaaacttttaatGAAGTCCACCCAGGTGCTGAGAACTTCACCAacccaaaataccaaacatAAGAAGAATATGATATATGCATCACCAACTCTAAAATGAATAGCATGCCTACACGATTGTACAGCAGCACAAAGCAATCAATTTCATGAAATAAGGTAATTATTTATAGTGGACTAAGCAACGGCACAACTGATCTTGTCAGTGCAATTAGAATTAAAGTTCAAAATTTAGAGTCAGATTACCAtcaatcaaaatttaatatgtTGAACAAGAAAGCTTGCCATTCAAACAACATACCGATATCAAGAGGATCATGAGTCTCTGTGTCAATTTCAAATTTGACTTCAGCAGATGCAAGAGTTAAGGCTCCTCTCTCAATACGCCTTGCCCTCATTATCTGTAGAAAAGCACAATGTTCCGAGAATCAAAGAAGCCAAGAAGGTGAGATGACATATTATAACCGTTTAACTAATGAATTTACAACCAACAAAGAGCTCACATGTGCATACCTTTGCTAAAGAGTTCATGTTTCTTAAATCTGTAGTTAATGGATCCAACAACCGACTGCGGTAATATAAAAGCAATAAAAAAACTTTGTTATAGAAACTCAAGCTAAAAGAAACTTCTATAGTGGCCACAGGAAAGGGATCAACCCTGAAGGGACCAAGTTACAAAATCCCATGCCGTGAACAGATTAAATCATTGGTGCAGGTTTAAAATTCATCCTAGAattcatttctcttttcattcaCTAAGCGGTATAGCAACAAAACTAGACACTTGCACACTTCTCACTATCCAGGATTCAGAAGAGGCTCAACCCAACACATTACGAGTTAGCCATTCAGGCTATTTATTTATCAGAACATTCCCAGCCCAGATGGGCACATTCTGCAGAGACTCCCATCCCGTACAACTTGATCTGTTTTAAGTGTTTAGATCGACTCACTTCTATTATATTCATCATACAATCACATATATTGAATTTACGTATCACGGACATGTCATATCACTGCAAAATATGATTCCTAGAGAAGTATTGAACAATATTGGCATTTTTATAGCATGTACATTCAATATATAGATCGAAACGTAACAGGTGGATGCAAGTCTAAGTGAAGCAACACAATGTTCATGTAGCAATAACATACCAGGTACAAACTGTAACTAGAAAACTTTACAAAGATATAAAACGTTATGATGACTAATAATGATAAGAGTATCCTGTGAACACAAATGGTAAAGTCCCAAGGAATTTATCAAGAAGGAAGGTAACTTAGTTGAAGTACAAGTGTACCTATCATCCATCCTTGCTTGAGCTTCAATGTAAGATAATGCTGCACATGATTTAATCACACTTTTGGTGTATCCTGTAGAAATGATCTCAGCTTCAGCTGTCATTTCCTGAAATTCAGGTAAACACTTAA
This window contains:
- the AHS gene encoding protein PIN-LIKES 5 isoform X1, with amino-acid sequence MGFWTLLEVACMPIFQVLIISVLGALMATEYWNLLPLDARKSINKVVFVVFTPALVFSNVAKTITFGDIVSWWFMVVNIGLTFLVGGILGWIVVKIFKPKPYQEGVVIATVSSGNLGNLLLILVPAICNEDGNPFGDHSVCKTTGLAYVSFSMALGNFFIWTYSYQLIRTSSIRWKEFQAAEEAEEASKRPNTDLDADEETHLLKGEDEEQAAVVVSETSVNQVMVTPDESNMPFSHKVLEFFRQILHELLAPPTVAAIVGFFVGSITVIKNIIIGDDAPLHVIEDSITQLGNGTIPCITLILGGNLIQGLRKPTIKVPTLLGVIIAKYIVMPAIGIGIVTGADKLGLLPSNSLFHFVLMLQFTLPPAMNIGTMTQLYDVAEAECSVIFLWTYLVAALALTVWSTIFMWILS
- the AHS gene encoding Protein PIN-LIKES 5 (The RefSeq protein has 8 substitutions compared to this genomic sequence); protein product: MGFWTLLEVACMPIFQVLIISVLGALMATEYWNLLPLDARKSINKVVFVVFTPALVFSNVAKTITFGDIVSWWFMVVNIGLTFLVGGILGWIVVKIFKPKPYQEGVVIATVSSGNLGNLLLILVPAICNEDGNPFGDHSVCKTTGLAYVSFSMALGNFFIWTYSYQLIRTSSIRWKELQAAEETEEASKRRNTDLDADEETHLLKREDEEQAAVVVSETSVNQAIVTPDESNMPFSHKVLEFFRQILHELLAPPTVAAIVGFFVGSITVIKNIIIGDDAPLHVIEDSITRLGNGTIPCITLILGGNLIQGLRKPTIKVPTLLGVIIAKYIVMPAIGIGIVTGADKLGLLPSNSLFHFVLMLQFTLPPAMNIGTMAQLYDVAEAECSVIFLWTYLVAALALTVWSTIFMWILS